From Calonectris borealis chromosome 9, bCalBor7.hap1.2, whole genome shotgun sequence, one genomic window encodes:
- the LOC142085633 gene encoding receptor-transporting protein 3-like, giving the protein MGTWQDIFAAKIADMHLTEPWMLQEDDSLQVHVLKPGWKEFVQRRALGRFQCSQCFREWSSAKVHILFHMCRRQGQGTVRMRVFRQECRRCSDPRLEEPEFSQETMERLLHNLVLKILKYFYHLPTQPSDLLEVVVDHTTLGVGPHDSARCEGCQLGVCSESRLVPALDAWEPLMDADKARTHRTLKRQGVRPYATPTHHPSPFNSNFVWKRCCCIVSSLLCVLAALIFVLLYFTK; this is encoded by the exons ATGGGGACCTGGCAGGACATTTTTGCAGCTAAAATTGCAGATATGCACTTAACAGAGCCGTGGATGCTTCAGGAGGACGATAGCCTGCAGGTGCACGTCCTCAAGCCTGGCTGGAAGGAGTTTGTGCAGCGCCGTGCTCTCGGGAG GTTTCAGTGCTCCCAGTGCTTTCGTGAGTGGTCCTCGGCCAAAGTGCACATCCTGTTCCACATGTGCCGGCGCCAGGGCCAGGGCACGGTGCGGATGCGAGTCTTCCGCCAAGAGTGCAGGCGGTGCTCCGACCCCCGGCTGGAGGAGCCGGAATTCAGCCAGGAGACCATGGAGAGGCTTCTGCACAACCTGGTGCTAAAGATCCTGAAGTACTTCTATCACCTGCCCACCCAGCCCTCTGACCTCCTGGAAGTCGTGGTGGACCACACCACGCTGGGGGTGGGGCCGCACGACAGCGCCCGCTGTGAGGGCTGCCAGCTCGGCGTTTGCAGCGAGTCGAGGCTGGTCCCGGCGTTGGATGCCTGGGAACCCTTGATGGATGCAGACAAGGCCAGGACCCATCGCACCCTGAAACGCCAGGGCGTGAGGCCCTATGCGACCCCAACCCACCACCCCTCGCCCTTCAATAGCAACTTCGTCTGGAAACGCTGCTGCTGCATCGTCAGCTCTTTACTCTGTGTTTTGGCAGCGCTCATCTTCGTCCTGCTTTATTTCACCAAGTAG